In Pseudobacter ginsenosidimutans, the following are encoded in one genomic region:
- a CDS encoding LacI family DNA-binding transcriptional regulator translates to MKNITIKDIALKAGVAPSTVSAVLNGKTRESRISEQLASRVRGIAADMGYQPNQTAVALRTGKTRVLGLIVEDISNVFFASLAKIIEEEADSIGYKVLYCSTENNEEKARERIRMLSQRQVDGFLITPTPGMRAEIDRLASQHKPLVLMDRYFPGLSVPHVVVDNYDGTQMAMQHLLEKRYRRIAFVTILLDQVQMHQRRQAYEDSLRVAGIPVEENLVLQLPYHCKPEESVQQIREFISENQGLDAIFFATNYVGVYGLEAIKDLGLSIPGQLAVICFDDHDIFRLYSPAITIVKQPVALIAQTAMQLLIRQFEKGAGTPRSSGSFQVLQPAQLVIRAST, encoded by the coding sequence ATGAAAAATATCACTATTAAAGATATCGCCCTCAAAGCCGGTGTAGCTCCTTCCACCGTTTCTGCTGTGCTCAACGGGAAGACCCGGGAGAGCCGCATCAGTGAGCAACTGGCCAGCAGGGTGCGCGGCATCGCGGCCGATATGGGCTATCAACCCAATCAAACCGCGGTTGCCCTTCGTACAGGTAAGACACGTGTGCTGGGATTGATCGTGGAAGATATTTCGAATGTGTTCTTTGCATCACTCGCCAAGATCATAGAAGAGGAAGCTGATTCCATCGGATACAAAGTGCTTTATTGCAGTACTGAGAATAATGAAGAAAAAGCCCGCGAACGAATACGCATGCTCAGCCAGCGACAGGTAGACGGATTTCTCATTACACCAACGCCAGGCATGCGTGCTGAGATTGATAGACTCGCCAGCCAGCATAAACCACTCGTGCTGATGGACCGCTACTTTCCCGGTCTGTCTGTTCCGCATGTGGTAGTAGACAATTACGACGGTACGCAAATGGCCATGCAACACCTGCTGGAAAAAAGATATCGCCGCATCGCTTTCGTTACTATACTGCTGGACCAGGTGCAGATGCACCAACGCAGACAGGCGTATGAGGATAGTCTCCGCGTGGCAGGGATTCCTGTGGAAGAAAACCTTGTGCTGCAACTTCCCTATCACTGCAAACCCGAAGAATCCGTTCAGCAGATCCGTGAATTCATCAGCGAGAATCAGGGGCTGGACGCAATTTTTTTTGCCACCAACTATGTAGGCGTGTATGGGCTGGAAGCCATCAAAGACCTGGGACTTTCCATTCCAGGTCAACTGGCTGTTATCTGTTTCGACGATCACGATATTTTCCGCCTTTATTCACCCGCCATTACCATTGTGAAACAACCGGTGGCCCTGATTGCACAAACCGCTATGCAGTTACTGATCAGGCAGTTTGAGAAAGGCGCCGGAACGCCCCGGTCTTCGGGCAGCTTCCAGGTTTTGCAGCCTGCTCAACTGGTGATCAGGGCATCGACATAA
- a CDS encoding type II toxin-antitoxin system Y4mF family antitoxin, with translation MTALAKLIKEKRKALHLTQFDLSQKSGLGLRLIREIEQGKTSMRMDKVNQLLDLFGMELIAAPKQRVYE, from the coding sequence ATGACAGCGCTTGCAAAACTGATCAAGGAAAAACGCAAGGCACTTCACCTCACACAATTTGACCTGTCTCAAAAATCAGGTTTAGGCCTGCGTCTGATCAGGGAAATAGAGCAAGGGAAAACTTCTATGCGTATGGATAAGGTAAACCAGTTACTGGATTTGTTTGGCATGGAATTGATCGCTGCTCCTAAACAAAGAGTGTATGAGTAA
- a CDS encoding ribonucleotide-diphosphate reductase subunit beta, with product MGLFDKRVQYKPFEYPEVLQYTSAINKSFWVHSEVDFTADIQDFHAHLTPAEQNAVKNSLLSIAQVEVAVKSFWGNLYHHFPKPEINGLGSTFAECEFRHSEAYSRLLEVLGYNNEFENLLKVPVIQERINYLSAALANTKSTDKKEYTVSLILFSLLIENVSLFSQFAIILAFTRFKGLMKNVSNIIAWTSVDEQIHANAGIFLINKLKEEYPEIFTPDTISHVHDIVKQSIETESRMLDWIFNAGNIEIVNKQDLTNFMKRRADDSLQQIGMPAIFNVTAKEAGAMLWFEEEVFSNSLDDFFAKRPVEYTKFDKSISAHDLF from the coding sequence ATGGGATTATTTGACAAGAGGGTTCAGTACAAACCATTTGAATATCCGGAGGTACTCCAGTACACATCGGCCATCAACAAATCCTTCTGGGTTCACTCGGAAGTTGACTTTACGGCCGATATCCAGGATTTTCATGCACACCTGACCCCTGCGGAACAGAATGCTGTGAAGAACAGCCTGCTTTCCATTGCCCAGGTGGAAGTGGCAGTAAAATCTTTCTGGGGCAACCTTTACCATCATTTTCCCAAGCCCGAGATCAATGGGCTGGGTTCTACCTTCGCCGAGTGCGAATTCCGTCACTCCGAAGCGTATTCACGCCTGCTGGAAGTGCTTGGTTACAACAATGAATTCGAAAACCTCCTGAAAGTTCCGGTGATCCAGGAGCGTATCAACTATCTGTCAGCCGCGCTGGCCAATACCAAATCCACCGACAAAAAAGAATATACTGTTTCGCTCATCCTCTTCAGTCTCCTGATCGAGAACGTGAGCCTCTTCAGTCAGTTTGCCATCATCCTGGCCTTTACCAGGTTCAAAGGACTGATGAAGAACGTGAGCAATATCATCGCCTGGACTTCAGTGGACGAGCAGATCCACGCCAATGCCGGTATTTTCCTCATCAATAAACTGAAGGAAGAATATCCGGAGATTTTCACGCCTGATACCATCAGCCATGTGCATGATATCGTTAAGCAATCCATCGAAACGGAAAGCCGTATGCTGGACTGGATCTTCAATGCAGGTAATATCGAGATCGTGAACAAACAAGATCTCACCAACTTCATGAAGAGAAGGGCTGATGACAGCCTGCAACAGATCGGAATGCCAGCCATCTTCAACGTTACTGCCAAAGAAGCCGGGGCCATGTTGTGGTTTGAAGAGGAAGTATTCTCCAATAGTCTGGACGACTTCTTTGCCAAGAGGCCCGTTGAATATACCAAGTTCGACAAGAGCATTTCTGCTCACGATTTGTTTTAA
- the metE gene encoding 5-methyltetrahydropteroyltriglutamate--homocysteine S-methyltransferase, translating into MQTQNLGYPRIGSQRELKKASEQYWAGKLSAQQLMQTGSAIRLHNWKLQKDAGIDLIPCNDFSFYDQVLDTSLMVGAIPARYHDLVQEKQLPHIDLLFAMARGYQKDGYDITAMEMTKWFDTNYHYIVPEFTANQQFTLFSNKALNEFSEARQHGIPAKPVLLGPVSYLLLGKEKEPGFHRLELIKNLLPVYLEMLSKLEEAGAYYIQLDEPCLSLDLTDAERKVFTKTYQEIRNKFPQLQLILASYFECYGENLATVLSLPVQVLHLDLVRCPSQLDDILATEIVRTRTVLSLGVVDGRNIWKNNFEHTLALINKAVAKLGADRVWLAPSCSLLHVPCDLELEKNEKTLAPEIRQWLAFAKQKIEELVTLKQLAAGENNEIANARLKENITANNNRKTSALIHNSTVKDRVAAITPKDASRNSVFADRKKLQHEALKLPLFPTTTIGSFPQTAEVRSWRAKWKKGELTQEQYDELIEKETEASIRWQEEMGIDVLVHGEFERNDMVEYFGEQLSGFVFSQNGWVQSYGSRCVKPPIIYGDVSRPAPMTIRWTSYAQSLTGKPVKGMLTGPVTILQWSFVRNDQPRSETCTQIALAIRDEVIGLEQSGIGLIQIDEPAIREGLPLRREHWSDYLNWAVRAFRISASGVKDATQIHTHMCYSEFNDIISQIADMDADVITIECSRSQMELLDAFAEFKYPNEIGPGVYDIHSPRVPSKEEMIRLMEKARAVIPSEQLWVNPDCGLKTRGWSETKAALQEMVEAARELRKNMAVQA; encoded by the coding sequence ATGCAAACACAAAACCTCGGCTACCCGCGGATTGGCAGCCAAAGAGAACTCAAGAAAGCATCAGAGCAGTACTGGGCCGGAAAACTGAGTGCACAGCAACTGATGCAAACCGGTAGCGCCATCAGGCTGCACAACTGGAAACTGCAAAAAGATGCCGGTATCGATCTCATTCCCTGCAATGATTTTTCTTTTTATGACCAGGTGCTGGACACCAGTTTGATGGTTGGGGCTATCCCTGCCCGTTACCACGACCTTGTGCAGGAGAAACAGCTGCCGCATATCGATCTGCTCTTCGCCATGGCCAGGGGCTATCAGAAAGATGGCTATGATATCACTGCCATGGAAATGACCAAATGGTTCGATACCAATTATCATTACATCGTTCCGGAATTCACAGCCAATCAGCAGTTCACTTTGTTCAGCAACAAAGCGCTGAATGAATTCAGTGAAGCAAGGCAGCATGGCATCCCGGCAAAGCCGGTGCTGCTCGGACCTGTTTCTTATCTCCTGCTGGGTAAAGAAAAGGAGCCAGGATTCCATCGCCTCGAACTGATCAAGAACCTGTTACCAGTGTACCTGGAAATGTTGAGCAAGCTTGAAGAGGCAGGCGCTTACTATATTCAGTTGGATGAGCCCTGTCTGTCACTTGACCTTACAGATGCCGAAAGGAAGGTGTTCACCAAAACCTACCAGGAGATCAGGAATAAATTCCCGCAACTGCAGCTCATACTTGCCAGTTATTTCGAATGTTATGGAGAGAATCTGGCAACAGTTCTGAGCCTCCCGGTACAGGTGCTGCACCTGGACCTCGTACGATGCCCTTCTCAACTGGATGATATTCTCGCCACGGAAATTGTACGTACCCGAACGGTCCTCTCTCTTGGTGTGGTGGATGGAAGGAATATCTGGAAAAATAATTTTGAGCATACCCTTGCACTGATCAATAAAGCTGTAGCCAAACTGGGTGCAGACAGGGTTTGGCTTGCGCCATCCTGTTCATTATTGCATGTTCCCTGTGACCTGGAATTGGAGAAAAATGAAAAAACACTCGCGCCGGAGATCAGGCAGTGGCTGGCATTCGCCAAACAGAAGATCGAAGAACTGGTTACACTCAAACAACTGGCGGCAGGAGAGAACAATGAAATAGCCAATGCCAGATTGAAAGAGAATATAACGGCTAATAATAACCGTAAAACATCTGCCCTGATCCATAATTCAACGGTGAAAGACCGGGTAGCGGCAATAACTCCAAAGGACGCATCCCGCAACAGTGTATTTGCTGATCGTAAAAAACTTCAGCATGAAGCATTGAAGCTGCCTTTGTTCCCTACCACTACTATCGGTTCTTTTCCGCAAACAGCTGAAGTGAGAAGCTGGCGGGCTAAATGGAAAAAGGGAGAGCTCACACAGGAACAATACGATGAACTGATCGAAAAGGAAACTGAAGCGAGTATCCGCTGGCAGGAAGAGATGGGGATCGATGTACTGGTCCATGGCGAATTCGAGCGCAATGATATGGTGGAGTATTTCGGCGAGCAGCTCAGTGGTTTCGTATTCTCTCAGAATGGCTGGGTGCAGAGCTATGGCAGCCGCTGCGTGAAGCCGCCCATCATTTATGGAGACGTGAGCCGCCCTGCTCCCATGACCATACGCTGGACATCCTATGCGCAATCACTCACGGGCAAACCCGTGAAAGGAATGCTCACCGGACCGGTCACGATACTGCAATGGAGCTTCGTGCGCAATGACCAGCCTCGCAGTGAAACCTGTACCCAGATTGCGCTTGCGATCAGGGATGAAGTAATTGGTTTGGAACAGTCCGGCATTGGCCTGATCCAAATTGATGAACCTGCCATTCGCGAAGGGCTTCCCTTGCGCAGGGAGCATTGGTCAGATTATCTCAACTGGGCTGTGCGTGCTTTCAGGATCTCAGCAAGTGGTGTGAAGGATGCCACGCAGATCCATACGCATATGTGTTATTCCGAGTTCAATGATATCATTTCACAGATCGCGGATATGGATGCCGATGTGATCACCATCGAGTGCAGCCGTTCACAAATGGAATTGCTGGATGCATTTGCTGAATTCAAATACCCCAATGAGATCGGACCGGGTGTGTATGATATTCACTCCCCGCGCGTGCCATCGAAAGAGGAAATGATTCGGCTCATGGAAAAAGCGAGGGCTGTCATACCTTCGGAACAACTCTGGGTGAACCCCGACTGCGGCCTGAAAACCCGCGGCTGGAGCGAAACCAAAGCAGCTTTGCAGGAAATGGTGGAAGCCGCCAGGGAACTGAGAAAGAACATGGCCGTTCAGGCATGA
- a CDS encoding RNA polymerase sigma-70 factor, giving the protein MSCLPQHYANLDDSQLFRLVKQDDIKAFEALYSRYWSDLIDAAYRRLQSREKAEDIIQDIFVSLYQKRHTLDITVSLEGYLYQSLRYKVLNMIRDELTRTACKKKIFFKEQCKNDSAEYCDAKELNNRIGRVLSSLPDKCREAFLLSREQNLSNKDISLGMNISVSTVEKHIGKALRILRNNLRDYSFNV; this is encoded by the coding sequence ATGTCTTGCTTGCCCCAGCACTATGCTAACCTTGATGACTCCCAGCTATTCAGGCTGGTGAAACAGGATGATATTAAAGCGTTCGAAGCGCTTTATAGTCGTTACTGGAGTGATCTGATCGATGCAGCTTACCGCCGGCTGCAATCCCGCGAGAAAGCTGAAGACATCATACAGGATATTTTCGTTAGCCTCTATCAGAAGAGACATACACTCGACATAACCGTTTCCCTCGAAGGATACCTCTACCAGTCCCTCCGATACAAAGTCCTGAACATGATCAGGGACGAATTGACCCGCACCGCCTGCAAGAAGAAGATTTTTTTTAAGGAGCAATGCAAAAACGATTCGGCTGAATATTGCGATGCAAAAGAATTGAACAACAGGATAGGGCGTGTGCTGAGCTCATTGCCCGATAAATGCCGTGAAGCATTCCTGCTGAGCAGGGAACAGAACCTCTCCAATAAAGACATCTCCCTTGGGATGAATATCTCCGTTAGCACCGTGGAAAAACATATCGGCAAAGCCTTGCGTATCCTGCGGAATAACCTGCGGGATTATTCATTTAATGTTTAA
- a CDS encoding ROK family protein — translation MNNSLMAGVDIGGSHITAALLDTATGAIVPETWQRNSVPAAGTVEEIIDAWSAVIRASYARQSTPVRIGIAMPGPFDYEEGICYIRGQQKYEALYGLNIKELLAERLGCSKDKIRLTNDAACFLQGEVFAGAAKGHAAVIGLTLGTGLGSATFFQHHVEDAAWWNAPFKESIAEDYLSSRWFVHRYQLLTSHSVPNVQQLLNTGDEKNIRYVFDEFGVNLGTFLQQRLREQPAELIIIGGNIAQAFSLFEKTLHDTLRISGIQTPVKQAILGEQAALIGAATAGLEGKFNPHEKYHY, via the coding sequence ATGAACAATTCACTCATGGCCGGTGTGGACATCGGAGGATCGCATATCACGGCGGCCCTGTTGGATACGGCAACCGGCGCTATCGTTCCTGAAACCTGGCAAAGGAACTCCGTACCTGCTGCCGGCACTGTTGAAGAGATCATCGATGCCTGGAGCGCTGTGATCAGGGCAAGCTATGCAAGGCAATCAACTCCTGTCCGCATAGGTATTGCAATGCCCGGTCCTTTCGATTATGAAGAAGGTATTTGTTATATCCGCGGCCAGCAGAAGTACGAAGCGCTCTATGGTCTCAACATCAAAGAATTGCTGGCAGAACGTTTAGGTTGTTCAAAAGATAAGATCCGGCTAACCAATGATGCTGCTTGTTTTTTGCAGGGCGAAGTTTTTGCCGGCGCAGCAAAGGGCCATGCAGCAGTGATTGGGCTTACGCTGGGCACAGGACTTGGCTCAGCTACTTTCTTTCAACATCATGTTGAGGATGCTGCCTGGTGGAATGCTCCATTCAAAGAGAGTATTGCAGAAGATTATTTATCGTCCCGCTGGTTCGTACACCGATATCAGCTACTCACTTCGCATTCCGTTCCGAATGTACAGCAGTTGCTGAACACTGGCGATGAAAAGAATATCCGGTATGTTTTTGATGAATTTGGTGTTAACCTGGGTACATTTCTTCAGCAAAGGTTGCGGGAGCAGCCGGCTGAACTGATCATAATCGGTGGCAATATTGCCCAGGCATTTTCGCTGTTTGAGAAAACCCTGCATGATACTTTACGGATCTCTGGTATTCAAACGCCCGTAAAGCAGGCGATACTCGGAGAACAGGCAGCGCTCATTGGCGCGGCTACTGCCGGCCTGGAAGGAAAGTTCAACCCACATGAAAAATATCACTATTAA
- a CDS encoding HipA domain-containing protein: MPNCLICYQDAAGDHFHDKCAKKLFGTTAMPTLELDKQLLKELAEQTINQRIAVTGVQPKLSVTLEKHQGNGRLTIVGLWGEFILKPQHETLHSMPETEDLTMHLAGIFDIEVCEHALMRATDGSLVYLAKRFDREKGRKIHIEDFCQLSEFLTENKYKGSYDKAGKLILTWCTNTGFDKLRYFELLLFSYLSGNNDMHLKNFSLIHRDGNIALSPAYDLLNVNLIFPKDQEEMALLLNGRKKKIQLRDFEALGIVLGIPDKVRVNSYKKFSGKNKEVEQMIRASFLPPDLQEQYWLIWSKKQQIFS; the protein is encoded by the coding sequence ATGCCAAACTGTTTGATTTGTTACCAGGATGCAGCCGGCGATCATTTCCACGACAAATGCGCCAAAAAACTCTTTGGTACCACGGCAATGCCTACCCTGGAACTCGATAAACAATTATTGAAAGAGTTGGCGGAACAGACCATCAACCAGCGTATTGCAGTAACGGGCGTACAACCCAAGTTATCGGTTACCCTGGAAAAACATCAGGGCAATGGCCGGTTGACGATTGTTGGATTATGGGGTGAATTCATTCTTAAGCCGCAGCACGAAACATTACACTCGATGCCGGAGACGGAAGACCTGACTATGCATCTGGCAGGTATTTTTGATATAGAGGTTTGTGAGCATGCCCTAATGAGAGCCACTGACGGCTCACTTGTGTACCTGGCTAAACGATTCGACAGGGAAAAAGGACGAAAAATACATATCGAAGATTTCTGCCAACTGTCTGAGTTCCTGACAGAGAATAAATACAAAGGATCTTACGATAAAGCAGGGAAGCTCATTCTTACCTGGTGCACCAATACGGGTTTCGATAAGCTCCGCTATTTTGAATTATTGTTATTTAGTTACCTGAGCGGTAACAATGATATGCACCTGAAAAACTTTTCACTGATTCACCGGGATGGGAATATAGCGCTCAGTCCTGCTTATGACCTGTTGAATGTAAACCTCATTTTCCCCAAAGACCAGGAGGAGATGGCCTTACTGTTGAACGGAAGAAAGAAAAAAATTCAGCTAAGGGATTTTGAAGCGTTGGGAATTGTGTTGGGCATCCCTGATAAAGTAAGAGTCAACAGCTATAAAAAATTCAGTGGTAAGAACAAGGAGGTAGAGCAGATGATCAGAGCTTCGTTTCTACCTCCGGACCTGCAGGAACAGTATTGGCTGATCTGGAGCAAAAAGCAACAGATTTTTTCATAA
- a CDS encoding HipA N-terminal domain-containing protein has protein sequence MSKTAQIFYQEKLAGLLTESDSGYEFAYDREYLADAAARPVSLTLPLRTAPYRSNTLFAFFDGLIPEGWLLDIAKDHWKVNRNDRFELLLLTCRDAIGAVSVIPVEENVV, from the coding sequence ATGAGTAAAACAGCTCAAATATTTTATCAGGAAAAATTAGCGGGCTTATTGACGGAATCTGACAGTGGATACGAGTTCGCTTATGACAGGGAATATCTCGCAGACGCTGCTGCCAGGCCGGTAAGCCTGACATTGCCATTGAGAACTGCTCCTTATCGAAGCAATACTTTATTTGCTTTTTTTGACGGACTTATTCCTGAAGGATGGTTGCTCGATATTGCCAAAGATCATTGGAAGGTGAACCGCAATGATCGCTTTGAATTATTACTACTCACATGCCGGGATGCTATTGGTGCAGTAAGCGTCATTCCCGTTGAAGAAAACGTTGTATAA
- a CDS encoding acyl-CoA thioesterase: MNQERRDQSITRIFKAVFPDSTNHYDTLFGGTAMALMDEVAFITATRYSRQRMVTVSSDRIDFKMPIPAGTIIELVGMVSYVGNTSLKVKVEVFIEQMYSNDRDRAISGEFTFVAIDENKKAAKIS, encoded by the coding sequence ATGAACCAGGAAAGAAGAGACCAATCCATTACAAGGATCTTTAAAGCAGTATTTCCAGACAGCACCAATCATTATGACACATTATTCGGAGGCACCGCCATGGCGCTGATGGACGAGGTTGCATTCATAACTGCTACGCGCTACAGCCGGCAACGCATGGTAACGGTGAGCAGCGACCGAATCGATTTCAAGATGCCGATCCCCGCAGGCACCATCATCGAGCTGGTGGGCATGGTATCCTATGTTGGCAATACCAGCCTGAAGGTAAAAGTGGAAGTGTTCATAGAACAGATGTACTCCAACGACAGGGACAGGGCCATCAGCGGCGAGTTTACATTTGTAGCCATAGATGAGAACAAGAAAGCAGCCAAAATATCATGA
- a CDS encoding ribonucleoside-diphosphate reductase subunit alpha: protein MTTLFETAAPAADQLPDIAGKYEQEKLWWKNEESEQILNRGYLLKGETVEGAIERICSAAAQRLYKPELKDAFKEMVERGWMSLSSPIWANMGTERGLPISCFNVHVPDHIEGITHKLGEVIMQTKLGGGTSAYFGALRERGSAVTDNGKSSGAVSFMRLFDTAMDTISQGGVRRGAFAAYMDIDHGDIEEFLSIKDIGHPIQNLFYGVCVPDYWMQDMIDGDMKKREIWAKVLESRQQKGLPYIFFSDNVNRNKPQVYKDQNLTIHASNLCSEIMLPSSIDESFICCLSSMNLELYDEWKDTNAVKLAVFFLDAVLQEFIAKTEGNHYLEAANKFAKRHRALGLGVLGWHSYLQKNMIPFEGLRAKQLTAAIFKDIQEKANKASKDLAWIYGEPDLLKGYGKRNTTLLAIAPTTSSSAILGQTSPGIEPFSSNYYKAGLSKGNFMRKNKYLKELLVKKGIDNEDTWRGIMLNHGSVQHLKELTQDEKDVFKTFKEISQLEIIQQASIRQQYVDQSQSLNLNIPSDLPVREVNKLLIEAWKLGVKTLYYQRSQSVSKEMVTNLVSCKSCEA from the coding sequence ATGACAACATTATTTGAAACTGCCGCACCAGCTGCGGACCAATTACCAGATATAGCCGGCAAATATGAGCAGGAAAAATTGTGGTGGAAGAATGAAGAAAGTGAACAGATCCTGAACAGGGGCTATCTGCTGAAAGGGGAGACTGTTGAAGGTGCTATCGAACGTATCTGCAGCGCTGCAGCGCAACGTTTGTACAAGCCGGAGCTGAAAGATGCTTTCAAAGAAATGGTGGAAAGAGGATGGATGAGCCTCAGCTCTCCCATCTGGGCCAATATGGGTACGGAAAGAGGATTGCCTATCTCCTGCTTCAACGTACACGTTCCCGATCATATCGAAGGCATCACCCACAAACTGGGTGAAGTGATCATGCAAACCAAGCTCGGCGGCGGAACCTCCGCTTACTTCGGCGCCCTCCGCGAACGCGGAAGCGCAGTGACCGACAATGGTAAGAGCAGTGGAGCCGTTAGTTTCATGCGCCTTTTCGATACAGCCATGGACACCATCTCACAAGGTGGCGTTAGACGCGGCGCCTTTGCTGCCTACATGGATATCGATCACGGTGATATCGAAGAATTCCTCTCTATCAAAGATATCGGTCACCCCATCCAGAATCTTTTCTACGGTGTTTGTGTGCCCGACTATTGGATGCAGGATATGATCGATGGAGATATGAAGAAAAGGGAGATCTGGGCCAAAGTGCTTGAAAGCCGCCAGCAGAAAGGACTTCCATATATCTTCTTCTCCGATAACGTGAACAGGAACAAACCACAGGTATACAAAGACCAGAACCTGACCATTCACGCCAGCAATCTCTGTTCCGAGATCATGCTGCCCTCTTCCATCGACGAGTCATTCATCTGCTGCCTCTCCTCCATGAACCTGGAGCTGTACGATGAATGGAAAGATACCAATGCAGTGAAGCTGGCAGTATTCTTCCTCGATGCAGTATTGCAGGAATTCATCGCCAAAACTGAAGGCAATCACTATCTCGAAGCAGCCAACAAGTTTGCCAAAAGACACCGCGCGCTCGGATTAGGCGTACTGGGATGGCATTCTTACCTGCAAAAGAATATGATACCGTTTGAAGGACTGCGCGCCAAGCAACTGACCGCCGCCATTTTCAAAGACATCCAGGAGAAAGCCAACAAGGCCAGCAAAGACCTGGCATGGATCTATGGCGAACCCGATCTGTTGAAAGGATACGGCAAGAGGAACACCACTTTGCTGGCCATCGCTCCAACAACTTCTTCCAGCGCGATCCTCGGACAAACATCACCCGGCATCGAGCCATTCAGCAGCAACTATTACAAAGCAGGTCTTTCCAAAGGCAACTTCATGCGCAAGAACAAATACCTGAAAGAACTGCTGGTGAAGAAAGGCATCGATAATGAAGATACATGGCGCGGCATTATGCTGAACCATGGTAGCGTACAGCACCTGAAAGAGCTGACACAGGATGAAAAAGATGTGTTCAAAACATTCAAGGAGATCAGTCAGCTGGAAATCATCCAACAGGCTTCCATCCGTCAGCAATATGTTGACCAGAGCCAGAGCCTGAACCTGAACATCCCTTCGGATCTTCCCGTAAGAGAAGTGAACAAACTGCTGATCGAAGCCTGGAAACTGGGTGTTAAGACCCTGTACTACCAGCGCAGCCAAAGCGTTTCAAAAGAAATGGTCACCAACCTGGTGAGCTGCAAAAGCTGCGAAGCATAG